The following coding sequences lie in one Arachis ipaensis cultivar K30076 chromosome B03, Araip1.1, whole genome shotgun sequence genomic window:
- the LOC107633153 gene encoding uncharacterized protein LOC107633153 has protein sequence MPLYAKFLKELMTWKRNWGEKETIVLTEERSAIIQKKLPQKMKNPGSFQIPCIIGDINIEKALYDLGASINLMSLAMMKRMRIEEAKPTRMALQLADRTFKFSHGVVEDLLVKVGEFISLADFIVLDMEEEANTSIILGRPFLAIVGAIIDVQKGELVLRLHEEKIVFNVFKAMSYPKESIGECMMVDTMEKIVQGVLEEEQCEEAMELEQQASGGELPQETMDDSIMLNHTSNKEVEAPKLELKTLPPNLKYAYLGDNNIYPVIINSSLSEGQEEELIHVLKQHKDAIGWTLADLKRN, from the coding sequence ttcttgaaggagctcatgacaTGGAAAAGAAACTGGGGAGAGAAGGAAACCATAGTGCTCACAGAGGAacgtagtgccatcatacaaaagaagcttcccCAAAAGATGAAAAatcctgggagcttccaaatCCCTTGCATAATAGGGGATATCAACATTGAGAAAGCATTATATGATctgggagctagcatcaacctcatgtctTTGGCTATGATGAAAAGAATGAGGATAGAAgaggccaaaccaacaagaatggcacttcaATTGGCTGATAGAACATTCAAGTTTTCTCATGGGGTAGTGGAAGATTTGTTGGTGAAAGTAGGAGAGTTCATCTCTCTAGCTGATTTTATTGTACTAGATATGGAGGAAGAGGCTAACACatctatcatcctaggaaggccattcctagctatTGTTGGAGCTATAATTGATGTTCAAAAAGGAGAGCTAGTCTTGAGATTGCATGAAGAGAAGATAGTCTTCAATGTCTTTAAAGCAATGAGTTATCCCAAGGAGTCCATAGGTGAATGCATGATGGTGGACACAATGGAAAAGATAGTTCAAGGAGtgttggaagaagaacaatgtgaagaaGCTATGGAGCTAGAGCAACAAGCATCAGGTGGAGAATTACCACAAGAAACCATGGATGATTCAATCATGTTGAACCACACTAGCAACAAAGAAGTGGAAGCACCGAAACTAGAGTTGAAGACCCTACCTCCAAACTTGAAGTATGCTTACTTGGGTGACAACAACATATACCCAGTAATCATCAATTCAAGCTTGAGTGAGggacaagaagaggagcttatccatgTGCTAAAGCAACACAAAGATGCTATAggatggacacttgcagatttaaaaagaaattag
- the LOC107633154 gene encoding NADP-dependent malic enzyme-like — translation MFTFSCENSLKSLILALSNPTSQSECTAEEAYTWSKCQAIFASAVEYEGKVFVPGQANNAYIFPGFGLGLIISSAIRVRDEMLLAAFEALAAQVSQENYDKGLIYPPFSNIRKISAHIAANVAARHMNLVSFMKCFEFQTTLLCFLFNTYIFCAVFGKTDLVSHLPRPKDLVKYAESCSTAQATETTIEIFEPYYIMFCLV, via the exons ATGTTCACTTTTAGTTGCGAGAATTCCTTA AAATCGCTCATTCTTGCTCTCTCCAATCCAACATCTCAATCTGAGTGCACTGCTGAAGAAGCTTATACATGGAGCAAG TGTCAAGCAATCTTTGCTAGTGCTGTTGAATATGAAGGAAAAGTCTTTGTTCCTGGACAG GCCAACAATGCTTACATATTCCCTGGTTTTGGCTTGGGTTTGATCATCTCCAGTGCAATCCGCGTCCGCGATGAGATGCTCTTGGCAGCCT TTGAAGCTTTGGCTGCACAAGTGTCACAGGAGAACTATGATAAAGGACTGATTTACCCTCCATTCTCAAATATCAGAAAGATATCAGCACATATTGCTGCTAACGTGGCAGCAAGGCATATGAACTTGGTTAGTTTCATGAAATGTTTTGAGTTTCAGACAACTTTGCTCTGTTTTCTTTTCAATACTTATATCTTTTGTGCTGTGTTTGGTAAAACAGATCTTGTTTCTCATCTACCTCGACCTAAGGATCTTGTCAAATATGCAGAAAGTTGCAGTACAGCCCAGGCTACAGAAACTACTATTGAGATTTTTGAACCATATTatatcatgttttgtttagtttag